From a region of the Gymnogyps californianus isolate 813 chromosome 22, ASM1813914v2, whole genome shotgun sequence genome:
- the PSMB2 gene encoding proteasome subunit beta type-2 isoform X2 — protein MEYLIDHDKMFKMSEKILLLCVGEAGDTVQFAEYIQKNVQLYKMRNGYELSPTAAANFTRRNLADYLRSRTPYHVNLLLAGYDDHEGPALYYMDYLAALAKAPFAAHGYGAFLTLSILDRYYKPSITREEAVELLKKCLEELQKRFILNLTSFNARFIDKDGIHEVDNIPLPKAMS, from the exons ATGGAGTACCTCATCG ACCATGACAAAATGTTTAAGATGAGTGAAAAGATCTTACTCCTGTGTGTTGGGGAGGCTGGAGACACTGTACAGTTTGCAGAATACATCCAGAAAAATGTTCAGCTctacaaaatgagaaatg GTTATGAATTGTCTCCTACTGCAGCTGCAAACTTTACACGACGAAACCTAGCTGACTATCTTCGGAGTCGA ACCCCTTACCATGTCAACCTTCTCCTGGCTGGCTATGATGACCACGAAGGTCCTGCCCTTTATTACATGGATTACCTTGCGGCTCTGGCTAAAGCTCCTTTTGCAGCACATGGATATGGTGCATTCCTTACCCTCAGCATCCTTGACCGCTATTACAAGCCAA gtaTCACACGTGAGGAAGCTGTGGAGCTCCTAAAAAAATGTCTAGAGGAG CTTCAGAAGCGCTTCATCCTAAATCTGACTTCTTTCAATGCCCGGTTCATTGACAAAGATGGCATCCATGAAGTGGACAATATACCCCTTCCAAAAGCAATGTCCTAA
- the PSMB2 gene encoding proteasome subunit beta type-2 isoform X1, with protein MEYLIGIQGPDYVLVAADTVAACSIVQMKHDHDKMFKMSEKILLLCVGEAGDTVQFAEYIQKNVQLYKMRNGYELSPTAAANFTRRNLADYLRSRTPYHVNLLLAGYDDHEGPALYYMDYLAALAKAPFAAHGYGAFLTLSILDRYYKPSITREEAVELLKKCLEELQKRFILNLTSFNARFIDKDGIHEVDNIPLPKAMS; from the exons ATGGAGTACCTCATCGGCATCCAGGGCCCCGACTACGTCCTGGTGGCCGCCGACACGGTGGCGGCCTGCAGCATCGTCCAGATGAAGCACG ACCATGACAAAATGTTTAAGATGAGTGAAAAGATCTTACTCCTGTGTGTTGGGGAGGCTGGAGACACTGTACAGTTTGCAGAATACATCCAGAAAAATGTTCAGCTctacaaaatgagaaatg GTTATGAATTGTCTCCTACTGCAGCTGCAAACTTTACACGACGAAACCTAGCTGACTATCTTCGGAGTCGA ACCCCTTACCATGTCAACCTTCTCCTGGCTGGCTATGATGACCACGAAGGTCCTGCCCTTTATTACATGGATTACCTTGCGGCTCTGGCTAAAGCTCCTTTTGCAGCACATGGATATGGTGCATTCCTTACCCTCAGCATCCTTGACCGCTATTACAAGCCAA gtaTCACACGTGAGGAAGCTGTGGAGCTCCTAAAAAAATGTCTAGAGGAG CTTCAGAAGCGCTTCATCCTAAATCTGACTTCTTTCAATGCCCGGTTCATTGACAAAGATGGCATCCATGAAGTGGACAATATACCCCTTCCAAAAGCAATGTCCTAA